From the Neobacillus sp. PS3-34 genome, the window ACGAGATACGTGCATTTGTGAAATACCAAGCATATCCCCTGCATCTTTTTGACTCATATTTTCAAGGTATGTGTATTGGATAATACTCTTCTCTCGATCCGATAACACATGGAGAACCTTCTCAAGGACAAGTCTTTGATTCGTTTTTTCGTAGCCTTCGTCCACACTGCCAACAATATCAAGCAGGGTGACAGTTCCTCCGTCAGAATCCGCTTCAATTGAATGGTCAACAGACAAAGCCTGATAGCTTTTGCCCATTTCCATCGCTTCTAGCACTTCTTCTTCCGAAACCTCTAAAACCTCGGCAATTTCTTCCACTTTAGGGGAACGGTGAAGCTTCGTCGTCAGATCTTCGACGGTAGTCTTAATTTTAGGACCGAGTTCTTTAATGCGGCGGGGTACATGAACACTCCATGTTTTATCCCTTAAGAAGCGTTTTATTTCACCAATTATCGTCGGGACCGCAAAAGCTTCAAAGCTTTTTCCAAATGATTCATCGTAGCGCCGAATCGCTCCAAGCAAGCCAATCATTCCGACCTGAGCAATATCTTCGTGAAAAGAACGGCCGCTTGAATACTTCCGGGCTATCGTTTCTACAAGGCCTTTATAATGAATAACAAGCTGGTCTTGTGCATCGGAATCCTGATACAGCTGATAGGCTTTGATAAGTTCATTGATTTCCTGTTTCCCTGAGGTATTAGGTTGAGATTGTTTCGACATCGATCTCCACCTGCTCTCCTTCAAGATACTTCGTCATGAAGACAGTTACTCCTTCATTATTATGAATCCTGACTTCATCCATCAACGTCTCGATCAGATACAGCCCTAAGCCTCCTTCTCGCAGAAACTCGGCTGAATCATTTTCGTTGTATGGGCCAAGACCTTGTCTAGCCGATTCGAAATCAAAGCTTTTTCCGCTATCGGCAACCATTACTTCCAAACGGTCCTTATATAAACCGAAGCCAATTAGCACTTCTCCGTGCTCATTGTTTTTATAAGCATGCTGAACAGCATTCGTGCAGGCTTCGCTAGTAGCGATTTTTAAATCTTCCAAATCATCATAGGAAAACCCCATTCTGCTGGCAATGCCAGATAGGGTAAGGCGAATCACGCCCACAAACTCAGGTTTCGCCGGTATTTTCATTTCAATATAGTCAAACGGTTGATTCATTGCACTCCACCCTCTATCTGGCTGTTTATATCAATAATATCGGCCAGTCCCGTAATTTCAAAAAGTCTCTTTAGACGTTCAGATAATCCAATGAGACGAAATTCTCCATTATGGGAACGGACTGATTTAAATACACCTACAATAACTCCAAGGCCGGTACTGTCCATATAAGAAACATCCGATAAATCAATCTCCATTTTCACATTTTCCTTTTCAGATAAGGGAAAAATGGCCTCGCGGAGTTTTGGGGCAGTAAAAGCATCTATTTCTCCATCAACATTAATCGCTAATATAGTATCATTTTCTTTTACATCTATTTTAATATTCATTAGTGACCCACCTCTTTATAGTCAATTGCTCTCTCATTCGTTTACCCTCTTTTGATATTGGTTAAACATTTCTTTTAATAATGATTAATGTAAAGTCATCTCGCAATTGAAAATGCTGAAGTCTTTCAAGATCCTTATAAATACTATTGACAATTCCCTGTGCATCCAAGTGAATATACTTTCTGATGTAATTGATTAATTCTTCCTTTTCCAAAAAGCCTTCTTCTGTCCTGCACTCGGTTACTCCATCTGACATCAGAATAATCATATCGCCAGGAAGAATCGCTTTTTCGAATTGCAGATATTTAGTCTTTTTATCAATGCCAAGAAGAAGTCCTCTTGCTTCCAGTTCGGAAAATTCCTCGCTTTCAGCATGATAATAGAAGCCGGGTTCATGCCCTGCGGATGAATAATGGATGATATGTTTAGCTGGATCATACATTCCATAAAACATCGTTATGAACATGCTCGGGTCTACGTTTTGTTCTACAACCCTATTCAGGCTTTCCAAAACCAAATTAGGCGTATTTCGATTTTCAGGAAGACTGTCCATTGCATACTTGATCATGGACATGCATAAAGCAGCAGGTATTCCCTTTCCGATGACATCAGCAATCGCCACATTGACACAGTTATTTTCATCCACAACAAAATGAAAATAATCTCCATTCATATGTTTTGCCGGTACGCTCAGTGCGCCAATATCCAGTCCTTCAACCTCCGGTATAGAGGTGCCTAAAAGGGTTTGCTGGACATTTGCCGCAATTTCCATTTCGGTCCGAAGCTCCATCTGTTTATTCCGAAGGCTTTGGTGCTCACGATAAGCCACTCCGTAGCCCATCATTACCTCAAGCAGAATGTCAAAGGAGTGCAACACACTCTCGGGAACTTCCGGATAAAGCTCGAGGAGCAAGCTTTTATGAAGGCTGACGATTTCTTCCGGAGATATCTTCTGCTCAAGCGATTTCCTGCTGAACATTTGCCCCTGATATAAAGATTGTTCCGATTGATTTTTTAAATAATTTATTAAAATTTCACGATACTTTTGTTCCATATTTTCCCGAAGTTCCATAATCCCCCTCCTAACGGAGCCACTTGGTCGCCATTATATCTGTTCCGCTTCCAGGTGTTGAATCTATATCAAACTCATCCATTAATCTTTTCACACCGGGCAATCCTGCACCAAGGCCACCAGATGTAGTGAATCCATCTTCCATGACCTGCCGTATATCGCTAATACCTGGACCGTTGTCTGCAGCAATAATTTTCAATCCCGCTTTACCGCCGTTGTATATTTTCTCTATACAAATTTGCCCCTGTCCAGCGTAAAGGTAGATATTTCTGGCCAGCTCGCTAATTGCCGTAGTGATTCTCGCCTGGTCCACCGTTCCAAACCCAAGTTCCTTAGCAACGTTTCGTCCTAGCTGTCGGGCAGCAACGATGTCCCATTCATTTAAAATTTTTACGCAGGATTGGTTTACCATACACTTAATCCCCCAATTCCTGTTGTAATTTCTCCAAACCTTTTTCTAAATCTAATGCAGTGAGGACATCTTCTAATCCAATTCCCAATTCAATCAGCGTAATGGCGACAGCAGGCTGAATTCCGGTAAGAACGACTTTTGCACCCATTAATTTAGACATACTGATTACATCACCCAAAACCTTGGCGATGAAAGAATCTATAAAATCAATAGAAGTAATATCAATTACAACGCCATTTGCACTTGTTTCGTGAATTTTATGAAGCAAATCCTCCTGGAATTGAAGGGCAGTTTGATCGTCTAATTCCCATTGAATGGAAACTAACAAGCAGTCATGTAATTTTAAAATCGGTATTCTCAATTTGCTCCCTCCACTTTGACAATTTTACGGTTTGTCAATTCTAACGCGGCTTCAATTCCCTTTTTCAGGGTATTTTTAGTTGTAAATTGGTTTAAATTTATGCCTAAATTAACAATTGTTTGAGCTATTTCAGGACGAATGCCGCAAAGCATGCATTTTGCTCCTACTAAACGCACAGCTTCGGCAGCTTGAATAATATGATGCGCAACCATCGTGTCTACTACAGGTACTCCTGTTATATCGATTAACACTACTTCTGAACGGTGTTTAACCACACCCGTCAGCAGGTTTTCCATAATCTGTTTTGCTCGTTCTGTATCTATTGTACCAACAAGCGGCATTACTGTTATTCCTTCGAACACAGGAATTAATGGAGCCGAAAGCTCTTGCAAGGCTATTTTCTGAAGAGATACTGTTCTTTCCCAAGTCTTGGAATATATATCAACTACTTCATTTTGAAGTGGGCTCATCCACGAATCAAACTGATAAATTACATCCATCTGGTTTTCATCAGTCACGTAACCATGTTCCTGCATACCTTCAAATAAATTTTTACTGAAAGTGCGAAGCCCTTCAATCACAAAATGCAGCGGCCAGCCCAGCCTTACCACTTTTTCCGCAAAGTCTGTCAGACGATTATTGAACTCTTCCTTTGATTCCTTCAGATTAGAAATAATCAAATCGACAAATTCCCTGCTTGTCCCTGCAAATACCTGATCGGACACTAGTCTTAAGGCACGCTCGTCTGCTTCTTTCTTCATTCTGTCCATCCACTCATCCAAGAGCTCTTCTTTTCGTGACGCAATATATTTTAAAATTAAATTATCCATTCCTTCCTCCTAAACCATTGTTGATCTTTATTTATTTTAAAAATGTCTCTGAAAATAAACTGTAAAAAAATGTTCACACTCTATATCTTAATTACATTAAATGATATCAATAATATCCAGTCAATTAAAACAATTTGCTTTTAATAAACTGCGACTATCTTTTTTACCCTCATTCCGAAAACGTTAAACCTCTTTTATTATTTTTTATTTTTACTTTTTTATTTATTTACGGTTAAAAATAAATCTCTTAAAAAAAAGACAAGCCAAACGGCCTGCCATAAAAGTAACACAATATGAGGTTAACTATTAATTAGATTCGAATTATGTATAAAAAAACGCCCTTACTTTAAAGAGCGTACTTTTATGTTAAAATTCGATGAGACCTAAGCTTATTTGCAAGGCTTCATCCACTTTTTCCATCATTTCGTCATCGAGATGGGTAATTTTATCGGTTAAGCGCTGCTTATCAATTGTACGAATTTGTTCTAATAAGATGACCGAGTCTCGTTCAAAGCCATATCGCTTCGCATCAATTTCAACATGAGTAGGCAGCTTAGCTTTTTGTATTTGAGCCGTGATTGCCGCAACAATTACTGTGGGACTAAACCGATTCCCGATGTCGTTTTGAATGACAAGAACAGGTCGGACGCCGCCTTGTTCAGAACCAACAACTGGGGATAGGTCCGCAAAATAAACGTCGCCACGTTTGACAATCAAAGGATTATCCTCCGCTAACTAGACGTTCAACATTTTGTTCTGCCTCATATTCTGCCAGGAATGCTTCAGATGCAATCGTTAAATTAATCTTCGACATTTCCATATATCCGCGTCTCATAGCCTCGCGAATTTGTCTCTTTTTACGTTCACGCAGGTACATTTTTGTTGCCTGGTAAATAAATTCACTGCGATTAACATTTTCTTGTTTAACAAAACCATCTAATTCGGTTAAAAGATGTTGCGGTAATTTCACTAAGATTTCCGTTGTTGCGCCGGACTCTGACACAAACATACACCTCCACCATCACTACACACCATTTTGTCCCGACTAACCTGCTAATTAGCATTCGTACGGGTTTTTATAAGCTATGTTTATATTTATTGTTTACCATTTTTAATAATAACACTATTCACGCCTATTGCAAAGACCCTTCAGCAATTCTTCTGTATTATCAGCTAAAAAAATATTCTTTTATACACAGATATTCTCTTATTCATAAAAAATTCCTTTCATTCCTACTCCCATTCATTTTGAATAAGGTAATTTTTCAAATTAACAATCCTACCGTCTTGTTTATAAAGCCGGGGAACTCTGCTTGCGATCATGCAGGTAATCTCATAATTAATCGTATCCAGCTTTTCGGCAATTTCATTCACAGAGATGAACTTGCCGTTCTGTGCGCCAATTAATGTAACAGTTGTTCCAACGGGTACATTTCCAGGAAGCCTAATCATACACTGGTCCATGCAGATCCTTCCGACAATCGGTACTCGTTTCCCCTCCACCAGTACTTCCTGTCCCTGTAATTTTCTTATCCATCCATCTGCGTAGCCAATTGGCAGTGTGCCGATCCATTCCTCTTCCTGCGCTTCATAGGTCGCTCCATAGCTGACCTTTTCACCCTTTTGAAGCTTTTTCACATGAACAAGGCGCGATTTCAGCATAAATGCCTCTTTTAATGGAACCGGAATTTCTGGTTCCATTTCACGTGATGGTGTCAGCCCATACATGGCAATACCGATTCGGACAGCATTAAAGAGGGCATCAGGAAAACGGAGGGCTGCCGCACTGTTGCTGCAATGTACGTATCGCGGCCGCTTCTCCAATACATTGAGCATCTCTATAAATGTATCCAATTGCCGTTGGAAATATGAAAGCTCAAGTTCATCAGCTGTTGCAAAGTGGGTAAAAATTCCTTCCAAAACGAAAATGTCTTCGCTCTTTAATATCTGAACGACTTGCTTAAGCTCTTCTTTATTTCGAATTCCGATTCTTCCCATGCCTGTATCAAGCTTGACATGAAGCAAAAGCTTTTGGTCCTGGCCCAGATGAGCTTTCGCTTCGTTCAGCCAGTCGGATTGAAATATGGTAAGTGTAATTTGATTTTCAGCCGCTACCATCGCATCCTGCGGACGGGTGGCTCCCAGTACAAGGATTGGGGCAGTTATTCCTTTCTTTCTCAAGGCGATTGCTTCATCCATAAATGCTACCGCTAAATATTTTGCCCCGGCCTTCAGGGCAGCCTGTGCGGTCTGATCATCACCATGCCCATATGCATTTGCTTTTACAACGGCAATGATATCCACTTCCTCAGGCAGATAATTTTTTATGGCCATTACATTATCAGAAATGCAATCCAAATCAACTTCAGCCCAGGTGTCTCTATAGAAATAACCCTGCTCTTCCATTATGTCACTTCCTAATCTGCCTCTATCCTGGAGATTTTCTTTTGTGCTTCAGATGTTTTTATTTCTCACATCCTGAAAGCGATTCATTTTCAAGATAGGAGTCTCTTTTCATCATTTCGATTATCAAACTCCTAACTCTATATGTCAAATGTATAATATACTATTTCTCCTTATTCATTCGCTTTAATTTCATCTATCCAAAGAAAAAAACAGGCTCCTTTTAGGAACCTGTTTGTAGGGTTATTATTTTACGCCATCTCCCTGAACAGAGCGTGCCAAAGTAGTCAATTCTTCCTCTGTCAGCTTTTTAGACGCAAGCATATAATCGATTCCATTTTGTGTCCATGTGATGGTATGGCCGGAAATCGCCCCAATTGTATATCCTAAATCAACAGGATCTCCATTCACAACAGTCGGCATAGATGTTGCTGCTGGCTTAGCAAGTATTTTTTCCTGTACGAGCGTAAATGGTTTCTTACCCTCATAAGTAAGCACAACGCGCTTTCCGTCTTCCAAATTCACTTCTTTTTCATCGATCAGCTTAGAACCCGAAATTTTTGACGTAGGGTATTTGACAGTAAAGGCACTGTCCTTGGATTCAGCCATGGCCGGCATACCCACCTGAGCTCTCGTCATATTTTTCTTCATATCGAAATCATCTTTATCGAAGTTGGCGTTAAATTTAACATTGGAAAATTCAACTGTTACTAGCGGATTATGGTCTACATCCATTACCTTTACAGTTGCCGGTGATAAATCACTTTTATTTAGCTTAATCTCCTGGAACGGAAGCATTTTATTATTTTGATAGCGGGTTTTTGTTTCAAATACATAAAAGTCCTTTGTCGAGGAAAATTTCGCATCTTTATCCTGGATAATATCTTTGATGAGGGATTCATATAGATAGGCCTGGCTGCTGTTTTGCGGCGAATCACTTTGAAAACGGAAGCTTTTATTAAGGGCTGGCGTCAGAACGAATACTCCTTCATCATTCCTTAAAATCATTTGGCTTTGGTCCTGTTTCGCATTTTTTAAATTAACCCGGTAATAAGAGGGGTCCTTATGCCAGATTTCTACATTGTACACTTGAGGGTCTTTACCCATTTTTAGTGTCATTTTGGCATCTGCTTTATAGCCGGTCAAATCCTCCAGTTTTCCATTTAAATCTTTCACTACATCATCCTGTGATTTAGAACCACAGGCTGCAAGGACAAAAATAGCCATCAGCCCGGCAAAAAGCAGCAACAACTTTTTCCTCATTCTTTCAACTCCCTTTTGTCTCATTTCGGCTTAAATAAGGAGAAAAAGAGCGCTTTTGCCGTTCGAAAAACAATTGCCGTGGTCAAAAATCCTTTCACGCGCGGGTTTTTGTCTATTCGATGGGCTAGTCAGCCTTGTCTCCCCTATTGCACTATGAATATATGAGACAACCTAAAGGAATATGCTAGGGGAATTGAAAGGAAAATCTGATCCTTAACAACAAGCCTCCAGCTTAAATGAGCATTTAAATGTTTTTTAGGAGCTTCTGCTATTTATCCGTTCACCGGCTCCTCCTCAATAATGACCTGTGCCACAGCATAATCCCTACTGTGTGATATTGATAAATGAGCGCGTGTTTTAGGCTGCGAAAAGAAGGGTCTTCCAAGCAAGTCTGCTTCAATTTCAATATCCAAAAAAGAAAGCTCTTTACCAATCCCGGTTCCATTTGCTTTTGAAAAGCTGCCTTTCGCCGCAAATCTCCCTGCCAGGAATTCCACTTTCCTTTTTCCACTTAATGTTTCGTATTTAAGCTTTTCATTAGATGTTAAAATGCGATCAACAAACTTGGCCTGT encodes:
- the sigB gene encoding RNA polymerase sigma factor SigB, with the translated sequence MSKQSQPNTSGKQEINELIKAYQLYQDSDAQDQLVIHYKGLVETIARKYSSGRSFHEDIAQVGMIGLLGAIRRYDESFGKSFEAFAVPTIIGEIKRFLRDKTWSVHVPRRIKELGPKIKTTVEDLTTKLHRSPKVEEIAEVLEVSEEEVLEAMEMGKSYQALSVDHSIEADSDGGTVTLLDIVGSVDEGYEKTNQRLVLEKVLHVLSDREKSIIQYTYLENMSQKDAGDMLGISQMHVSRLQRRAIKKLQEAIHAETNNSECLS
- the rsbW gene encoding anti-sigma B factor RsbW, coding for MNQPFDYIEMKIPAKPEFVGVIRLTLSGIASRMGFSYDDLEDLKIATSEACTNAVQHAYKNNEHGEVLIGFGLYKDRLEVMVADSGKSFDFESARQGLGPYNENDSAEFLREGGLGLYLIETLMDEVRIHNNEGVTVFMTKYLEGEQVEIDVETIST
- a CDS encoding anti-sigma factor antagonist, coding for MNIKIDVKENDTILAINVDGEIDAFTAPKLREAIFPLSEKENVKMEIDLSDVSYMDSTGLGVIVGVFKSVRSHNGEFRLIGLSERLKRLFEITGLADIIDINSQIEGGVQ
- a CDS encoding PP2C family protein-serine/threonine phosphatase, encoding MELRENMEQKYREILINYLKNQSEQSLYQGQMFSRKSLEQKISPEEIVSLHKSLLLELYPEVPESVLHSFDILLEVMMGYGVAYREHQSLRNKQMELRTEMEIAANVQQTLLGTSIPEVEGLDIGALSVPAKHMNGDYFHFVVDENNCVNVAIADVIGKGIPAALCMSMIKYAMDSLPENRNTPNLVLESLNRVVEQNVDPSMFITMFYGMYDPAKHIIHYSSAGHEPGFYYHAESEEFSELEARGLLLGIDKKTKYLQFEKAILPGDMIILMSDGVTECRTEEGFLEKEELINYIRKYIHLDAQGIVNSIYKDLERLQHFQLRDDFTLIIIKRNV
- a CDS encoding anti-sigma regulatory factor, whose product is MVNQSCVKILNEWDIVAARQLGRNVAKELGFGTVDQARITTAISELARNIYLYAGQGQICIEKIYNGGKAGLKIIAADNGPGISDIRQVMEDGFTTSGGLGAGLPGVKRLMDEFDIDSTPGSGTDIMATKWLR
- a CDS encoding STAS domain-containing protein, whose amino-acid sequence is MRIPILKLHDCLLVSIQWELDDQTALQFQEDLLHKIHETSANGVVIDITSIDFIDSFIAKVLGDVISMSKLMGAKVVLTGIQPAVAITLIELGIGLEDVLTALDLEKGLEKLQQELGD
- a CDS encoding RsbT co-antagonist protein RsbRA, which translates into the protein MDNLILKYIASRKEELLDEWMDRMKKEADERALRLVSDQVFAGTSREFVDLIISNLKESKEEFNNRLTDFAEKVVRLGWPLHFVIEGLRTFSKNLFEGMQEHGYVTDENQMDVIYQFDSWMSPLQNEVVDIYSKTWERTVSLQKIALQELSAPLIPVFEGITVMPLVGTIDTERAKQIMENLLTGVVKHRSEVVLIDITGVPVVDTMVAHHIIQAAEAVRLVGAKCMLCGIRPEIAQTIVNLGINLNQFTTKNTLKKGIEAALELTNRKIVKVEGAN
- the ndoA gene encoding type II toxin-antitoxin system endoribonuclease NdoA, with translation MIVKRGDVYFADLSPVVGSEQGGVRPVLVIQNDIGNRFSPTVIVAAITAQIQKAKLPTHVEIDAKRYGFERDSVILLEQIRTIDKQRLTDKITHLDDEMMEKVDEALQISLGLIEF
- a CDS encoding YlcI/YnfO family protein; its protein translation is MSESGATTEILVKLPQHLLTELDGFVKQENVNRSEFIYQATKMYLRERKKRQIREAMRRGYMEMSKINLTIASEAFLAEYEAEQNVERLVSGG
- the alr gene encoding alanine racemase, yielding MEEQGYFYRDTWAEVDLDCISDNVMAIKNYLPEEVDIIAVVKANAYGHGDDQTAQAALKAGAKYLAVAFMDEAIALRKKGITAPILVLGATRPQDAMVAAENQITLTIFQSDWLNEAKAHLGQDQKLLLHVKLDTGMGRIGIRNKEELKQVVQILKSEDIFVLEGIFTHFATADELELSYFQRQLDTFIEMLNVLEKRPRYVHCSNSAAALRFPDALFNAVRIGIAMYGLTPSREMEPEIPVPLKEAFMLKSRLVHVKKLQKGEKVSYGATYEAQEEEWIGTLPIGYADGWIRKLQGQEVLVEGKRVPIVGRICMDQCMIRLPGNVPVGTTVTLIGAQNGKFISVNEIAEKLDTINYEITCMIASRVPRLYKQDGRIVNLKNYLIQNEWE
- a CDS encoding outer membrane lipoprotein carrier protein LolA, with product MRKKLLLLFAGLMAIFVLAACGSKSQDDVVKDLNGKLEDLTGYKADAKMTLKMGKDPQVYNVEIWHKDPSYYRVNLKNAKQDQSQMILRNDEGVFVLTPALNKSFRFQSDSPQNSSQAYLYESLIKDIIQDKDAKFSSTKDFYVFETKTRYQNNKMLPFQEIKLNKSDLSPATVKVMDVDHNPLVTVEFSNVKFNANFDKDDFDMKKNMTRAQVGMPAMAESKDSAFTVKYPTSKISGSKLIDEKEVNLEDGKRVVLTYEGKKPFTLVQEKILAKPAATSMPTVVNGDPVDLGYTIGAISGHTITWTQNGIDYMLASKKLTEEELTTLARSVQGDGVK
- the acpS gene encoding holo-ACP synthase — encoded protein: MIKGIGTDIIELSRIEEIITKQAKFVDRILTSNEKLKYETLSGKRKVEFLAGRFAAKGSFSKANGTGIGKELSFLDIEIEADLLGRPFFSQPKTRAHLSISHSRDYAVAQVIIEEEPVNG